Proteins found in one Salmo salar chromosome ssa26, Ssal_v3.1, whole genome shotgun sequence genomic segment:
- the LOC106587820 gene encoding protein CDKN2AIP homolog A: protein MAEGRSGEDIVSEYLDQNPHLVKWVESLRGVHETNKQWHARREFFLRNMETFPTVQPGFPSPSLDRLLSLSICWANHIFLGCRYPQPVMDRIKEMADGVVVNDAPVRKTRDEIMGKGKRTTGGDDDSCAKRAKPGNPFKQGPPPQAPAEHQPFFNRLYKAVAWKLVSAGGFGPNLDHFEILRACTESSKESLSCVFVPLKDIPDLPAARTQKEGQVCELRCQTVYLGTGYGRDEAAAKAMASKEALKAFQGRKVTVKICRRRFNGRDVEDLVLLDDQPRNPGFPPAISYPFQPEQQGDGPS from the exons ATGGcggaggggaggagtggagaggacatTGTTTCAGAGTACCTGGACCAGAACCCTCACCTGGTCAAGTGGGTGGAGTCGCTCCGAGGAGTGCATGAGACCAACAAGCAGTGGCACGCCAGACGAGAGTTTTTCCTGAGGAACATGGAGACGTTCCCCACAGTCCAGCCGGgcttccccagccccagtctggACAGGCTGCTCTCACTGTCCATATGCTGGGCCAACCACATCTTCTTGGGCTGCAG ATACCCTCAACCTGTCATGGACAGGATCAAGGAAATGGCAGACGGAGTGGTTGTCAATGATGCTCCAGTTCGAAAGACCAGAGATGAAATCATGGGGAAAGGAAAGAGGACTACAG GGGGCGACGACGACAGCTGCGCCAAGCGAGCCAAGCCTGGGAACCCCTTCAAGCAGGGCCCACCCCCGCAGGCGCCTGCCGAGCACCAGCCCTTCTTCAACCGCCTCTACAAGGCTGTGGCGTGGAAGCTGGTGTCGGCAGGGGGCTTCGGCCCCAACCTGGACCACTTTGAGATCCTGCGTGCCTGTACTGAGTCGTCCAAAGAGAGCCTGAGCTGCGTCTTTGTGCCCCTGAAGGACATCCCCGACCTGCCGGCGGCACGCACCCAGAAGGAGGGCCAGGTGTGCGAGCTGCGCTGCCAGACAGTCTATCTGGGCACGGGCTATGGGCGTGACGAGGCGGCCGCCAAGGCCATGGCATCCAAGGAGGCCCTCAAGGCCTTCCAGGGGCGCAAGGTGACGGTGAAGATCTGCCGCCGGCGGTTCAATGGTAGGGATGTAGAGGATCTGGTGCTGCTGGATGATCAGCCCAGGAACCCGGGCTTCCCTCCCGCTATCAGCTACCCCTTCCAGCCAGAGCAGCAGGGAGACGGGCCGTCGTAG
- the LOC106587806 gene encoding cocaine- and amphetamine-regulated transcript protein encodes MESSRLWTRAVVCAVLLSIVLSAEIDYSDSELDLDTRSVRDFYPKDPNLTNEKQLLGALHDVLKKLQTKRLPFWEKKFGQVPTCDVGEQCAVRKGARIGKMCDCPRGAFCNSYLLKCL; translated from the exons ATGGAGAGCTCCAGACTATGGACCAGAGCGGTGGTTTGCGCGGTGTTGCTGTCCATCGTTCTTAGTGCTGAAATTGACTACTCGGATTCCGAATTGGACCTCGACACAAGAAGTGTGAGAGACTTCTACCCCAAAGATCCGAATTTGACCAACGAAAAGCAACTG CTTGGAGCACTACATGACGTTCTTAAAAAGCTGCAGACCAAGAGACTTCCATTCTGGGAAAAGAAATTCGGCCAAGTCCCTACG TGCGACGTTGGAGAGCAGTGCGCAGTGAGAAAGGGCGCGAGAATCGGCAAAATGTGCGACTGTCCTCGCGGAGCTTTCTGCAACTCTTATCTGCTCAAGTGCTTGTGA